The DNA segment ATGTTGTAATAATTCATCAGGTAATGTTCTTGCTGGAGCTGGGTTTAATACCACTTTAACACCATTTTGATAGGCTATTTGAGTGGCGTTAATAATCGTTTCTAAAGGAGTTTCAAGTTGCATTAATAACATTTCAGCTTGCGAAAGTGTGTCTTTACAGCTAGCTAATTTTTCAGTCGTGAGGTGAGCATTTGCTCCTGCTGAGATCACAATACTATTTTCACCACTGTCGGTGACTTGGATCATTGCAACACCAGTGGTTTCTTGTGAGATCTCAAAAATATGTTGAGTATTGATGTTATCTTTTTCAAAAGCCGTTTTCATTTCGTGACCAATTGCATCATTCCCAATACAACCGATAAAATCAACATTGGCACCTAAACGAGCGGCTGCAACTGCTTGATTAGCACCTTTTCCTCCATAAGCCAGTTGATATTTTTTACCAAACAAGGTTTCCCCTGCTTGAGGAAAGCGTTCTGCATAAATAACGTGATCGACATTAATACTGCCTAAAACAACTAAATGAGGTTTTGACATAATTACTTCCTTCATATTTTCTTAAAATGGAACACCAGAATATAAAATTATATTGGCATAAGGTGAACATTCACCTGAACGCACAATCCCCTTACTTTCATTCGCTTTTTGTTTGAATTGTTCGTGAGAAACATAGTCAATTTGAATTTGGTTACCCTGCTGTTTTTCTAATTCTGAGAGTTTCTCTAAAATCATTGAATGTATGCTTGGGTTTATCTTTTGTATTTCTTCTGCGAGTAAAACCCGTTCAAC comes from the Pasteurella atlantica genome and includes:
- the rbsK gene encoding ribokinase — translated: MSKPHLVVLGSINVDHVIYAERFPQAGETLFGKKYQLAYGGKGANQAVAAARLGANVDFIGCIGNDAIGHEMKTAFEKDNINTQHIFEISQETTGVAMIQVTDSGENSIVISAGANAHLTTEKLASCKDTLSQAEMLLMQLETPLETIINATQIAYQNGVKVVLNPAPARTLPDELLQHLFMITPNETEAELLTGIKVTDEQSSQQAAQVFHQKGIKYVLITLGSKGVYCSHQNQGEIIKGFKVNAIDTTAAGDTFNGALLTALLEQESMTEAITFAHAAAALSVTKKGAQSSIPSREDVMKFLQSQ
- the rbsD gene encoding D-ribose pyranase; this translates as MKKTSLLNAPLSQLIAKIGHTDGITLCDAGLPIPEKVNRIDLAITKGIPSFLDLFNATITELFVERVLLAEEIQKINPSIHSMILEKLSELEKQQGNQIQIDYVSHEQFKQKANESKGIVRSGECSPYANIILYSGVPF